In Chryseobacterium oryzae, the genomic stretch TAATTTTTCACCTTGCTTATCAAGAACATATTTTTTTGTCCACAAACAGTCTTTGTTGTACTCGTATCGATATTTAATAATGTTTTTGTTCGAGCTATCAAAGGTTCGGGCTTGGTCGATTTTTTTTAATCTTTCAAAATTTCGTTTTTCTTCGGTGATGTTATTGCATTGATCATAAGAATAGTTAACGATTTCTTCTTCGAGATAGCCCGTAGAACCATTAAATTTTCTTTGATACTTTTCTGAAACCAACCCTTTTTTATTACGCTTAATCTCTATTTTGTAATCAAGATTAATGTTAGGTGTAAAACCATCCGAAAGAGAGTCTTTTTCTAATTTTTCTGGGATAGGATTAATTTTAGAAACCGAAACAAGCGAATCATTTTTATATAATTTCGCTAAATTGGGTTTCCCATTCTCAAGTTCATAAACTACCATTTCATCCGACTTGCCATATCGTATGCTTACCTTAGAATATTTTGCCCAATTTTCGTTTTGCTCCAATATATCTTGTGCATAAAACAAATTAGGTATTATAATTAACAAAAGATATGTTAGAGTTCGACTATTCATTTTTTAAACATTTTTTAATAAAACCAAACTATGGTCTTTTCCTCCCAAATGATTGTAGAGAAGAATGTTTTTAATTTCTGGTTTGTTTACGAAATTAATCATCATCACTTCCGGGATTTCCTGATTTTTGAGAATCTGACAAGCCATAAATGTTGAAAAACCACTTGCGGTATTGAATTCTCCGCTCAAATGTTTAAAATACAATAAAGATGAATTTTGAAATAATTCTGAAGCCTTTTTATAATAAATATCTGATTCTGAGTCGCCACTAAAACCAAGAATCACGGCATCAATTTCATTATTTTTCAAATTGTTTTTAGCTAAAAAATCTTGAATGAATGATTGGGTTTCTTCTAAATTTAATTCGTTAATAATCTGAATATCTTCAAGTTTCGCATAAGAAGTTTCAGTTTTTTCTTTCCCGACTACAAAAAAACTAGCACCTTCTCCCCAAATTACCCCTTCTGTTTGTGAATTGAGAAAATCTGCGGGAAGATTTCCCTCTTTTTTTATGGTATTATTGAGTTTGTACAACTCCATAGTTCGGTCGGTTTGTTCGTCGCAAGAACCTACCAAAACTTGTTCTGCTTCGCCGTCATTAATCTGAAGTTTCGCATCTAGAAACGAAAATTCCAGAGACGAAGATGTGTTCACATAGGTGAAATTGTAAGCGTGGCACTGCAAACCTAAAGCAATTTGTCCCGCAACCGTATTATGCGTAGATTGTATGAAATAAGTTGGAGTTAAAAACTCTTCATTGTTCTCAATTACGTTTTTCAGAAACTTTTCCGAGTCCTGCGAACAGCCCATTCCGGTTCCCACGATAATGGCATCAGGATTTTCTATTCCTGCTTCTTTCAAAGCATATTGCGAAGCTACGGAACTCATTTTTACCGTTTTAGACATTCTTCTGCTTGCTGCAGGCGGAATGAATTCTTTGTAATTCGGTTCAATGGCTTTTAAAATCTGTACTGTATTTTCTGGCTTGAGATTTTTGAAAAAATCGTCTTTTAATGTATCCTGAACCGAGATGCAGGCTGCACTGTTGATGTAAACTGCACTCATTATTTAGAAAAAATTAAGGTTGAACAATTTCCTCCAAAACCAAATGAGTTGGAAAGAACGTGATTGATATTTCTCTCTTTGAGTTCCGTTACAGGTGTCAAATCGAATTCTTCCATTTTTGTTTTAAAATTCAGATTCGGGAAAATCAAATTATTCTGAATCGCCAACAGAGAATATACCGCTTCAATTCCCGCTGCCGCCGCTAGAGTATGACCTGTAAAGGCTTTCGTAGAACTGAATTCCGGGACTTTGTTTTCTCCAAAAATCCGAATCATTGCAATACCTTCCGACAAATCATTATTCGGAGTTGCGGTGCCGTGAACGTTGATATAATTGATATTTTCTTTGTCCAAACCCGAAACTTTCAATGCTTTTTCCATCGCCAGAAAAGCGCCTTGTCCGTTTTCCGAAGAAGCGGTTTGGTGATGGGCATCGTTGGCATTTCCGTATCCCGAAAGATAACCGAGAACTTTTTTATTTTCTTTTTTCACGATTTCATCAGATTCCAAAATGATGAAAGCGGCTGCTTCACCTAGATTCAGACCTTTTCTGTCGTTATCAAAAGGCGTGTTATAAGAATCTGTAAGAATCATCAGTGTATTGAAACCATTTAGCGTAAACTTTGAAAGCGAATCTGTTCCGCCCACAATCACACGGTCTAAAACGCCATTTTTAATGAGTTTCGCACCCATCATAATGGCATTGGCAGCAGACGAACAGGCTGTACTGATGGTAGAAACCATTCCTTTCAAACCCAGATAATCTGCAATCAGTAAGGATGAATTTCCCGCATCGTGAGAGTCAATATATTTTTGCTTTTCAGGGAAGTCTTCGTACGTGTAGAAATATTTTTCGGTGATATCCATTCCGCCAACGCTTGTTGAGGAAATAAGTCCGGTTTTATATTCATTAATATCAGAAATTCCGGCACTTTCAACAGCTTCTTTTGCCGCAACCATTCCCAGTAAGGACGTTCTGGTTGCATTGTTATCTGTGTTTAAATGCAGTTTTTCTGCTAATTCTTCATTAGACAATTTGATTTCGCCCGTTTTAATAGTTCCGGCGTGGCGGGTTTCAAACAAACTAATATCCGAAATACCGTGTTGTCCTGATTTCAGCGACCTCAAATTTTCCTCCACATTGTTTCCAATTGCGGAGATTATGCCCATCCCTGTTATGGCAATTTTTTGATTCATATAATATTGGAAGTAATGCTTGGTGATTGTTTTTTATTAAGATTCCTGAAAAAGTTTCTTCAACTCCACAGAATCTGCCGGTTTCATTCTTCCGGAAAGAATTAAGGAAAGCTCTTTTCTTCTTAAAGCTGCAGCATATCTTTCTTTCTCCAAATCTGTTTCTGGCTCCATTTCAGGAATGGGTATAGGTCTGTTAAATTCATCAACCGCAACAAAAGTATAAATTCCTTTATTGGTATGAATTTTTTTTCTGTTGATAGGATCATCCAACCAAACATCTACATAAATCTCCATAGAGGTAGAAAATGCTCTTGAAACTTTAGACTCCATCACAACAATACCACCTTCGGGAATGGGATAATCGAAAGAAACGTGATTCACAGATGCGGTAACCACTCTTCTCTCGCAATGTCTTGTCGCAGAGATAGAAGCACATCTATCCATTCTTGCCAAAAGCTCGCCTCCGAAAAGATTTCTGAGCTGGTTGGTATCGTTGGGAAGAACGATATTCGTCATTACTGTAAGAGATTCTGATGCCTTTTTTACTTTTGCCATTTAGATTTTCTTTTATGAGAAGTTGGTTTCCAACTTTTTGCTGATTGTTTTTTGATAGAATCCTGTTTTAAAGAATCTGCTTTGAAAGCCTTTACAGAATCCTGAAATTTTATTTTTGCCGAATCTATTTTTACCGGAGCTTTTTTCTCGATTCTCTGAGTTTTTGTTTTTACCGAAAGATCATCAAAAGATTTTTTACCAAAAATAAGTTCCTGCTGCGTATATGCAAAATACAAAATTCCCAAAACCGGAACAATGAAAAGAAATATCCAAAGTATCGATTTATTGAGTTTGTAATCTTTTTCGGAGTTTTCCTCTGAAACGGTTGGATGCTGATCGTTAATCTCTGAAAATCGGATTTCTTCTAACCCATAAAAATCGGGATCGTCCGACTGTAAGCGGTTTCCTTTAAATACAAATTGGTCATTTTCCAAAGAAAGTGTTCCGAGACCATTGATATCTAAAGTTTTTTCCGACTGCAATCTTTTTTTCCAAAAATCTACCTGAAGATAGAGCTCTCTTTCTGCAGATGCTTCAGAAATTTGTTTCTGCTGACTTAAAAAAACAGTGAAATTTCTATCCTGAATATGATAATCCTGTTGAAAATTAATTTGGCTGGACGGCGGAAGAATACTTCCGTTTTCAGAATTAATAACTGCTTTGGAGTTTTCCAGAGAGAATGCACCAAACTGCGGAACTACAACAGTTCCGAATTGCTTCAGATATTCTAAAATGTATGCTGAAATATTCATTTGGCGACAAATTTATGATTTTTTAATGAGTTTTTGAGAGATTTATTTTCAGGTTGAAATATAAAAAACTTCAATTTCTTACTATTTGTAAAAATATACAGAATTGTTCATTTTCAAATCGGTTTACTTATTATTTATCATTCAAAGACAATAAAAAAGACTGCCGAAACAGTCTCAAAAAAATTAATTCTAAATTGCTTAGAAAAATATGATTAAGGATTGGTTTTTTATTGAATTTTCCAACTGATTCCAAACATAAAGTTGGTTCCTGCCTGAGAAAAATATACCGGGCCGTCGTAAACGTATCCGTTATTTACGTATTTCTGATCGAAAATATTATTTACCAAAAGTTTTAATGACACCTCTTGTCTTTTGATTTTGAACTGATATTGTGCATTAAAATCTGTAAGGAAATAATCTTTTAGCTGTAAGGCAGCTGTTTCTGTATTATCCAAATACTGTTTTCCTACATATTGGTTCGTTAAAGCAAACTGGAAATTTTTAACAGGATTGAATTTCAGACTTAAATTGGCAATTAAATTCGGCGAAAAAGAAATTTCTGTATTTCCTAAATGATCTACACCATTATTATTTTCAACAATAAAATCTAGGTTTCTGTTTTGGCTCACACTTACATTTCCAGACACCTCCCATTGTTTTGAGAGTTTTGCCAAAGCTCCGATTTCTACACCTCTTCGGTAACTTTTCCCTGAATTGGTTCTGATAAATTCTCCGATATTACTAATCTGCCCATTAAGCACCAACTGATTGATGTAGTACATATAATAAAGATTGGCAGTAAATTCCAATACGCCAAAGCGCTTTTCTATTCCAGCTTCAAAATCATGAAGTTTTTCTGCTTTTACGTCATTATTGGCAAAAAGGTCATCCCGATTAGGCTCTCGCTGAGCCAGTGCATAAGAGAAAAACACCTTACCATTGCTCAATCTGTAATTAACTCCCGCTTTTGGATTAAAAAACAGCCAGTTTCTTTTAAGATTTGCTCCTTCACCATCACCTTGCATTAAAATTCTAGTATCATAATCGATATTTCTTAACTGCAAGTCGCCAAAAAGTTCAAAATTATCTATTCTTACCAAAGCTTTTGCAAAACCGGCAACTTCATTCTTCACCGAACGATTTCGGTAATATTCGTATTCGTTAATCTGCGGAAAGAAAACTCCCGTTACATTTCCGTAATGTCTTCCGTAATATTGGTTAGCAACGGCTCCGAAATTCAAATCTACATTTTCAAATTTTCCGTACAAAGTAGAAACTACACCATAAAAATCATTATTCAGCCATTTCTTTCTAATGAAATCCGAACGATCTCTAAGAGTACTTCCATCCAACATATTAGGCAGGTTATATCGGGAAAATTTGTTATTCTGTCTGTAATTTTCATAATAACCACTCCCTTTGGTGTAATGAAATGTGGTTTCAAGGTTCCAACGGTCATTAATTCCCTGTTCCCAAAGCAACTGATAATGATTTTGTCTGTAATTATCGGTTTCGTTGTCGTAAAATCCCGATATATCTCCATTTTTATCATAAATTGCTCCTGAAGGATTAAATCTTGGATTGGTTTCCCAGGTTTGTCTATCAATTCCATTCCAGGCTTGATACGTTTTTTCTTTTCCTCCGAATGCCATGAAACGAAGTTTTGTTTTTCCTTCTTCAAATAATGCCGTAAAATTATACGAATTCAGATCCGAAAAAGCTCTGTCGATATACCCATCAGAATGAATATGAGAGTAACGCCCCATTACAGAAAGACGGTTTTTCCAGAATTTACCAGAACCCACTTCAGCAGAATATTTGTAGGTATTAAAAGATCCGTAGCTGTCGTCTGTTTTCAAGTAAAACTTTTCTTCGGGTTCTTTAGAAATAACATTAATACTTGCTCCGAAAGCAGAAACACCATTATTGGAAGTCCCTACACCACGCTGAATTAAAATTTGCGATGCAGAACTTGTTAAATCTGGCACATTCACAAAAAATGTTCCCTGACTTTCGGAATCATTGTAAGGAACGCCGTTCATCATCACATTAATACCTCTTCCTGCAACACCTCGAATTCTAAAACCGGTGTATCCTACTCCATTTCCAGCGTCTGAAGTGGAAATGATAGAAGTTTGATTCTTTAGCAAAATAGGTAAATCCTGACCGAGATTTTTACTTTCCAGATCTTTCTGAACGTTAATGATTTCTTTTGCTACGGGAAGTCTTCGTGTGAAATTAACGGTTTCTATTTCTCTTATCTTAAGAGAATCCTGATTTTGAGTTTGTGCAAAACCCAGAGAACTTGCGGTAAGTCCTAAAAAAAATAATCCTTTCATTCTTATAAATTTTAAAATTTAATGGAATAAAAGGGGCGATTAAAATAATGTAACAATTAACTGATTTAACAGTCTAGCAATAATTGGTACATTGTTATACTGCTATATTGGTACATTTTCAAATTTCCCTAAACAGCATTACCTGTTCCAGGTTCATTGGGTATAATCTCAGCTCCGATTGGGGCACCCCTTTATTTCTGCGGCAAAAATACAATTTATTTTTGATTAAATTAAAATTTATCAGTACGATCTGTTGTAAGAATCGATAAGATAATAATTTGCATCATCTTTAGTCACTTCAAACATCTTTCCCAATTTCCAGCTGTAATTTCTTTTAATATCAGAATATTCGAAAGGAATAACAATTTTA encodes the following:
- a CDS encoding acyl-CoA thioesterase; protein product: MAKVKKASESLTVMTNIVLPNDTNQLRNLFGGELLARMDRCASISATRHCERRVVTASVNHVSFDYPIPEGGIVVMESKVSRAFSTSMEIYVDVWLDDPINRKKIHTNKGIYTFVAVDEFNRPIPIPEMEPETDLEKERYAAALRRKELSLILSGRMKPADSVELKKLFQES
- a CDS encoding TonB-dependent receptor — encoded protein: MKGLFFLGLTASSLGFAQTQNQDSLKIREIETVNFTRRLPVAKEIINVQKDLESKNLGQDLPILLKNQTSIISTSDAGNGVGYTGFRIRGVAGRGINVMMNGVPYNDSESQGTFFVNVPDLTSSASQILIQRGVGTSNNGVSAFGASINVISKEPEEKFYLKTDDSYGSFNTYKYSAEVGSGKFWKNRLSVMGRYSHIHSDGYIDRAFSDLNSYNFTALFEEGKTKLRFMAFGGKEKTYQAWNGIDRQTWETNPRFNPSGAIYDKNGDISGFYDNETDNYRQNHYQLLWEQGINDRWNLETTFHYTKGSGYYENYRQNNKFSRYNLPNMLDGSTLRDRSDFIRKKWLNNDFYGVVSTLYGKFENVDLNFGAVANQYYGRHYGNVTGVFFPQINEYEYYRNRSVKNEVAGFAKALVRIDNFELFGDLQLRNIDYDTRILMQGDGEGANLKRNWLFFNPKAGVNYRLSNGKVFFSYALAQREPNRDDLFANNDVKAEKLHDFEAGIEKRFGVLEFTANLYYMYYINQLVLNGQISNIGEFIRTNSGKSYRRGVEIGALAKLSKQWEVSGNVSVSQNRNLDFIVENNNGVDHLGNTEISFSPNLIANLSLKFNPVKNFQFALTNQYVGKQYLDNTETAALQLKDYFLTDFNAQYQFKIKRQEVSLKLLVNNIFDQKYVNNGYVYDGPVYFSQAGTNFMFGISWKIQ
- a CDS encoding HU domain-containing protein, with product MNISAYILEYLKQFGTVVVPQFGAFSLENSKAVINSENGSILPPSSQINFQQDYHIQDRNFTVFLSQQKQISEASAERELYLQVDFWKKRLQSEKTLDINGLGTLSLENDQFVFKGNRLQSDDPDFYGLEEIRFSEINDQHPTVSEENSEKDYKLNKSILWIFLFIVPVLGILYFAYTQQELIFGKKSFDDLSVKTKTQRIEKKAPVKIDSAKIKFQDSVKAFKADSLKQDSIKKQSAKSWKPTSHKRKSKWQK
- a CDS encoding beta-ketoacyl-[acyl-carrier-protein] synthase family protein gives rise to the protein MNQKIAITGMGIISAIGNNVEENLRSLKSGQHGISDISLFETRHAGTIKTGEIKLSNEELAEKLHLNTDNNATRTSLLGMVAAKEAVESAGISDINEYKTGLISSTSVGGMDITEKYFYTYEDFPEKQKYIDSHDAGNSSLLIADYLGLKGMVSTISTACSSAANAIMMGAKLIKNGVLDRVIVGGTDSLSKFTLNGFNTLMILTDSYNTPFDNDRKGLNLGEAAAFIILESDEIVKKENKKVLGYLSGYGNANDAHHQTASSENGQGAFLAMEKALKVSGLDKENINYINVHGTATPNNDLSEGIAMIRIFGENKVPEFSSTKAFTGHTLAAAAGIEAVYSLLAIQNNLIFPNLNFKTKMEEFDLTPVTELKERNINHVLSNSFGFGGNCSTLIFSK
- a CDS encoding beta-ketoacyl synthase N-terminal-like domain-containing protein, whose product is MSAVYINSAACISVQDTLKDDFFKNLKPENTVQILKAIEPNYKEFIPPAASRRMSKTVKMSSVASQYALKEAGIENPDAIIVGTGMGCSQDSEKFLKNVIENNEEFLTPTYFIQSTHNTVAGQIALGLQCHAYNFTYVNTSSSLEFSFLDAKLQINDGEAEQVLVGSCDEQTDRTMELYKLNNTIKKEGNLPADFLNSQTEGVIWGEGASFFVVGKEKTETSYAKLEDIQIINELNLEETQSFIQDFLAKNNLKNNEIDAVILGFSGDSESDIYYKKASELFQNSSLLYFKHLSGEFNTASGFSTFMACQILKNQEIPEVMMINFVNKPEIKNILLYNHLGGKDHSLVLLKNV